The Ciona intestinalis chromosome 9, KH, whole genome shotgun sequence genome contains the following window.
tacatttgtattaaaaaaaaaaagatttgtaCACAAGTCTCATTTAATTTACTTATGGATAGTAACTCAGCAATGaaccaaatttaaataacacaaatCTTAGAATACAAAATGGTAAATTAGTGGCTAGTGCACAATTGCACATATTGTAGAATTTGAATAACACTTAATTTTTAGAATACAAAACGTTACATCAGGGCACATAGTGTAAATTCAGTTAAAAtgctaactttttaaaattatattttagggATGAAACTGCTCCAGCAAGAATTGTTGATTCAGATGCTGAAATGCCGGAAGGTTGGCTTGAAGATGAACCTCTTTACATACCTGATCCGGATGCGAGTATGCCAGAAGATTGGGATGAGGAGATGGATGGAGAATGGGAAGCTCCTAAGGTAAGGACCGCTTTCAAGCTTTGGGAGGTCTGTTGGAGATTTGGTTATGGTTGAGAAATTTTggttaattttacaaaaatttggttaagaaaaatatttttttggggggctAGTTTATTGTTTAGTGGTGTAGGTTTTTATGGTGCAGGGTATGCGAGCTTATTGGGAGAATTTTGTAGAAGTTGCAACAACCCCTAGATTTTCGGGGTATGCAAGCTTATCGGGAgaacttaaaatattcttaaaagCATACAAACTTATTCTTACAGCTGGCATACTTTGTTGTCACAAACCCCTggaattttatataattagcCCTACTGTTTCTATtggttatgttttttaaaatctgtatGGTAAAAGTAGCATACAATCTTATTTTTTCTAGGTCGATAATCCAAAATGTGCGGAGGCTGCTGGTTGTGGGACATGGGAGCCACCCATGATTGACAACCCTGAATACAAAGGTATATGGTCGGCTCCTGAAATAGCAAACCCAGCATACAAAGGTATTTGGAAGCCAAGGATGATCCCGAACCCCGGCTACTTTGAAGATGAATTGCCTTACAAGATGTCACCAATTGTGAGTGGTTTGTTATGGTTTTTTCAGAGGTGTTGTGGTTAATGAAATTAAGTGGTGTATCTTTATTTAAGCTCCTTTAAATGTGTGCGGTTTACCTacctgttgtatttttttggtcAATATTGGCCTAAGTTTCAGGTTCTATGGCATGCCTTGCTGCAGGACCTTACTTGCATCAAATTAAACctattgtattattatttataaatttagtttttatgaataaatagcAACTTGTTGTTTTTGGTGTGTCACATAATTAAGTAAGAATAATATTTTGCAGGGAGCAGTTGGCTTCGAACTGTGGTCCATGAGCGAGGATATTTATTTCGACAACATCCTCATCACTGATGATCGTGAAGTGGCTGATGATTACGCAGAGAAGACCTGGAAACTGAAGAAGCAAATTCGAGCCGAGAAAGaggtatttttagttttttttaggaaagTTACAGAAATTCTtggttttgttgaaaaattgTTCTCAATATAAGGAGATAAAGAGACTTGAGGCGAAAAGGGAAAATGAGTTAAAGAAAaggaagaaaaataaaaagaaggcACGTGTACTGGTGCATGGCGGGTGTTTGGTAGCAGGGTAGTTTAGATTTTGCTGTTGACTCAAAAGTTAAtaatgattaaataaaaatagaaatcaaagaaaggaaaaaaatcaaaggGGAAACGAAGGCGTCTTAGAAGAAAAAATACAGACGAGGTTAACTTGCATGGGTTGTAGATTTATTTGGGAAAGGGGGCAGGTGTAATAGTAGCCGCACTGTTGTGTGTAGTtgataaagttatatttatattcttaAAGTTGAACCCTATTTTGGCAGCCAAGCTTTGTACAAGGACTGCTTTCAGCAACTGAAGAAAAGCCGTGGTTGTGGATCATTTATGTGCTGGTGGTTGGACTGCCGGCTGTGCTGCTCTTTGCTTTCTGTTGcgggtaaatttattttgtaaaacttttttttacggTAAAATAATttgggaaaatatttttaaacaattttgaaaaaaatgtaagttcAAATTTTGGTTGCAGTGGTAAGAAAAAGGCAGATCCTAAGAAGACTGATGAAGCCACACCGGATGACCCACACGAGTCTGAAAATGAAGATGAAAATGACAAGGTAAGAATAGGATATTATTCTTAGATTTGATTGGATATTTTTTCTGCAGCAACAATAagtgagttttatttttcaggaggaagaaaaagaagagGATGGAGAGGCTTCTCAAGATGAAAACAAGGAAGAAGCAAGTCAGGAAGAGGAAGGTAActatggtgtatttatacaagcGTTGTGATTTACCGTAATGAACAAAAATcctcattaaaacaaaatctatGCAATAATGATACCTTATGGCTTAGGAAAATGTTATTATACAAGTTGCTGTTGTTATTTCACcttgttttgttattaatcTAAGCATGTTGAGAAACTGTGCAATAATTTCCCCCTGGAAAATCTATTTACTGTTTGGCCAATTATACCTGTATGTTCTTCCAGTactattaattttaaattgtataaaatcaTGGGGTAATTTTCAATGTATAAATCCAAGCATGAtaagataaaaacatacaatattttCACCCTGGAAAATCCATTTATTGTTTGGCCAGTAAGACTTGTTTGTTCTTCCAGTACTATTAACACACTATAAATCATGGCATCAAATATCTTTTTATACAGAAGCTGCAACAGAGGAGACAGGTGATGGAGATAAATTAACTAAAGAAGATCTGGAGAAAGATGACGATGAAATTCAAGCTCTTGAAGATGATAATAGTCCAGTGAAGTGagtaatattaattgttttgtgttaTATTGTATCTTCTTAACTGGCAAATAGGTTTTAAAGTATTGAGTATCAAAATTGTTccgtattttttttttttcggtacGGCATCTTTACCAAACTGTTGTGGAATTTTGGAAATTTTCGt
Protein-coding sequences here:
- the LOC100177539 gene encoding calnexin isoform X1, which translates into the protein MWKVITLVLCFGLVCAQESTGPTYVTPVPSGNVFIDEPFDSDDALESWTQSQATKDGVDSDIAKYNGNWAVEGLAENALPGDLGLVLKGKAKHHAIAASLDTVYKFEGKPFIMQYEVNFQTGIECGGAYVKLLTHSDGLDLSDFRDKTPYTIMFGPDKCGEDYKLHFIFRHKNPKTGEIEEKHANKPTTDFKSYYTDKASHLYTLVINPDNSFQVLIDQTVINSGNLLTDFTPPVVPPKEIEDKDDKKPEDWDEREMIPDPDATKPDDWDETAPARIVDSDAEMPEGWLEDEPLYIPDPDASMPEDWDEEMDGEWEAPKVDNPKCAEAAGCGTWEPPMIDNPEYKGIWSAPEIANPAYKGIWKPRMIPNPGYFEDELPYKMSPIGAVGFELWSMSEDIYFDNILITDDREVADDYAEKTWKLKKQIRAEKEPSFVQGLLSATEEKPWLWIIYVLVVGLPAVLLFAFCCGGKKKADPKKTDEATPDDPHESENEDENDKEEEKEEDGEASQDENKEEASQEEEEAATEETGDGDKLTKEDLEKDDDEIQALEDDNSPVNSRRSPRKRKPRVQD
- the LOC100177539 gene encoding calnexin isoform X2; amino-acid sequence: MWKVITLVLCFGLVCAQESTGPTYVTPVPSGNVFIDEPFDSDDALESWTQSQATKDGVDSDIAKYNGNWAVEGLAENALPGDLGLVLKGKAKHHAIAASLDTVYKFEGKPFIMQYEVNFQTGIECGGAYVKLLTHSDGLDLSDFRDKTPYTIMFGPDKCGEDYKLHFIFRHKNPKTGEIEEKHANKPTTDFKSYYTDKASHLYTLVINPDNSFQVLIDQTVINSGNLLTDFTPPVVPPKEIEDKDDKKPEDWDEREMIPDPDATKPDDWDETAPARIVDSDAEMPEGWLEDEPLYIPDPDASMPEDWDEEMDGEWEAPKVDNPKCAEAAGCGTWEPPMIDNPEYKGIWSAPEIANPAYKGIWKPRMIPNPGYFEDELPYKMSPIGAVGFELWSMSEDIYFDNILITDDREVADDYAEKTWKLKKQIRAEKEPSFVQGLLSATEEKPWLWIIYVLVVGLPAVLLFAFCCGGKKKADPKKTDEATPDDPHESENEDENDKEEEKEEDGEASQDENKEEASQEEEEAATEETGDGDKLTKEDLEKDDDEIQALEDDNSPVNRRSPRKRKPRVQD